In a genomic window of Maridesulfovibrio ferrireducens:
- a CDS encoding AraC family transcriptional regulator: protein MDVKIWTLDPMKLAYVEHVGPYTEVDQAWGKLCGWAGPNGIYNERTRFFGIYHDNPEEIPAAELRSEACITVDNESDNAGVVKFKDVPGGKFAVTTHLGPYTNLAESWMEFYMKWLPTSGMEHAESPCYEQYMNDPNSTKPEQLVTLLLMPLK from the coding sequence ATGGACGTAAAAATCTGGACCCTTGACCCTATGAAACTAGCTTATGTTGAACATGTCGGCCCCTACACTGAAGTTGATCAAGCTTGGGGTAAGCTGTGCGGATGGGCCGGACCGAACGGTATTTACAATGAACGCACAAGATTTTTCGGAATATACCACGACAATCCCGAAGAAATTCCTGCGGCAGAACTACGCTCCGAAGCATGCATTACCGTAGACAATGAATCAGACAATGCAGGAGTGGTAAAGTTTAAAGATGTGCCGGGTGGCAAGTTCGCTGTAACAACACACCTCGGACCTTATACAAACCTTGCTGAGTCATGGATGGAATTCTATATGAAATGGCTGCCGACAAGCGGCATGGAACATGCTGAAAGCCCTTGCTACGAACAATATATGAATGATCCTAACTCAACTAAACCTGAGCAGTTGGTTACTTTGCTGCTTATGCCTTTAAAATAA
- a CDS encoding DMT family transporter, with amino-acid sequence MNLRGCILILIAAVMWSLIGPVSKFPLEQGIPPLENAFWRALFAWILFAVHAYRMRAFKIAPKDIPSVICFGIVGITVFYGSYQLAVQGVGAALASVLLYTAPAWVAFMSWLFLGEKMGPIKLCALSMTIIGVVCVSLGPQIFGTGKELAFTWFGLMCGLTSGFSYALYFIFGKTLFSRYTTPTIFLYALPIGAIGLLPFFEFHHKTPTSWICLITLAVVCTYVSYTLYYVGMRWLEATNAAVIATIEPVMAAILAWWWWDESFDWTGYLGSMLIVSAVLIIIMEGKIMSRVLRPQTETI; translated from the coding sequence GTGAACTTAAGAGGTTGCATACTAATACTTATAGCTGCGGTCATGTGGAGCCTTATCGGGCCTGTTTCAAAATTCCCGCTTGAACAAGGAATTCCCCCGCTGGAAAACGCATTCTGGAGAGCTCTCTTCGCATGGATACTTTTCGCTGTCCATGCTTACCGTATGCGCGCATTCAAAATAGCCCCTAAAGACATCCCATCTGTAATCTGTTTCGGGATAGTCGGAATTACAGTTTTTTACGGTTCTTATCAGCTCGCGGTACAAGGAGTAGGCGCCGCCCTTGCTTCAGTACTTCTTTATACGGCTCCGGCATGGGTTGCATTCATGTCATGGCTTTTCCTAGGCGAAAAAATGGGGCCGATTAAATTATGTGCTCTTTCCATGACAATCATCGGAGTTGTCTGCGTATCACTCGGGCCTCAAATTTTCGGAACCGGAAAAGAATTAGCCTTCACATGGTTCGGCCTTATGTGCGGCCTGACATCCGGATTCTCATACGCACTCTACTTTATTTTCGGCAAAACATTATTCTCCCGATATACAACCCCGACTATCTTTCTATACGCCCTTCCAATCGGAGCAATAGGACTTCTTCCCTTTTTCGAATTCCATCATAAAACTCCCACGTCCTGGATATGTCTTATCACACTTGCGGTAGTTTGTACCTACGTGTCATATACCCTCTATTATGTAGGTATGCGATGGCTTGAAGCTACAAATGCGGCAGTTATTGCGACAATTGAGCCAGTAATGGCCGCCATACTCGCTTGGTGGTGGTGGGATGAAAGTTTCGACTGGACCGGATATCTCGGAAGCATGCTTATCGTTTCAGCCGTACTCATTATTATTATGGAAGGGAAAATTATGTCCCGCGTGCTAAGACCGCAAACTGAGACAATATAA
- the asnS gene encoding asparagine--tRNA ligase, with amino-acid sequence MKRTCIKAALNAEGPVSEIIIKGWVRTKRDSKGFSFLEVNDGSCITNIQVIIDHTPEIEAVLEHIYTGASVSVVGELIESPGKGQKWEVRGKSVELLGVADPETFPLQKKRHSDEFLRTIAHLRPRTNKFGAMFRIRSELSFAVHQFFRDKGFFYVHTPIITGSDCEGAGEMFRVTSLDHSSLAKLGKAEQGANDFFGQESHLTVSGQLSAEMYALSLGNVYTFGPTFRAEKSNTPRHAAEFWMIEPEMAFADLEDNMDLSEEMVKYLISHILDKCADDIQLFAKFVDKTLMDTLKNISENTFERVAYTDAIELLKNCKKAKKFEFKPEYGLDLQTEHERYLTEEHFKKPVIVYNYPVEIKPFYMRLNDDGKTVAAMDLLVPRIGELVGGSQREERLDVLERRIVETGMETEDYWWYLDSRRFGTAPHAGFGMGFERMLMMLTGVTNIRDVIPFPRTPKNLEF; translated from the coding sequence ATGAAAAGAACATGCATAAAGGCAGCTTTGAATGCGGAAGGCCCAGTATCCGAGATAATTATCAAAGGATGGGTCCGTACAAAGCGCGATAGTAAAGGGTTTTCATTTCTGGAAGTAAACGATGGTTCCTGCATCACGAATATTCAGGTTATCATTGATCATACTCCTGAAATAGAAGCTGTTCTGGAACATATATATACCGGAGCTTCTGTCAGTGTGGTTGGAGAGCTTATCGAGTCTCCGGGTAAAGGACAGAAGTGGGAAGTTCGCGGTAAGTCAGTTGAATTACTGGGTGTTGCTGATCCGGAAACATTTCCGCTTCAGAAAAAACGCCATTCAGATGAATTCTTGAGGACAATTGCTCATCTTCGTCCCCGTACAAATAAATTTGGAGCTATGTTCCGCATACGTTCCGAGCTTTCTTTTGCTGTACACCAGTTTTTCCGTGATAAAGGTTTTTTCTATGTTCATACTCCTATTATCACCGGCTCAGATTGCGAAGGTGCAGGAGAAATGTTCAGAGTTACTTCTCTTGACCACAGCTCACTTGCCAAGCTTGGCAAAGCAGAGCAGGGCGCGAATGATTTCTTCGGCCAAGAATCCCATTTAACCGTATCAGGGCAGCTTTCAGCCGAAATGTATGCGCTGTCACTTGGTAACGTTTATACTTTTGGACCGACTTTCCGTGCTGAAAAATCCAATACGCCGCGCCATGCAGCTGAATTCTGGATGATTGAACCAGAAATGGCTTTTGCCGATCTTGAAGATAATATGGATCTCAGTGAAGAGATGGTTAAATATCTCATCAGTCATATTCTTGATAAGTGCGCTGATGATATTCAGTTGTTTGCTAAATTCGTTGATAAAACTCTGATGGATACTCTTAAGAATATTTCAGAGAACACCTTCGAGCGTGTTGCTTATACTGATGCAATAGAGCTTTTGAAGAATTGCAAAAAAGCGAAAAAGTTTGAATTCAAACCTGAATACGGCCTTGATCTGCAAACTGAACACGAGAGATATCTCACCGAAGAGCATTTTAAGAAGCCGGTTATTGTATATAATTACCCTGTTGAAATTAAGCCTTTTTACATGCGCCTGAATGATGACGGTAAAACTGTTGCCGCCATGGATTTACTGGTTCCGAGAATCGGTGAACTTGTTGGTGGTTCCCAGCGTGAAGAAAGACTTGATGTGCTTGAGCGCAGAATTGTAGAGACGGGAATGGAAACAGAAGATTACTGGTGGTATCTGGACAGCCGCCGTTTCGGAACCGCGCCGCATGCCGGATTCGGAATGGGATTTGAGCGCATGCTTATGATGCTCACCGGAGTTACTAACATCCGCGACGTAATACCTTTCCCGAGAACTCCTAAGAATCTTGAGTTTTAG
- a CDS encoding RluA family pseudouridine synthase, giving the protein MDNKNLKECSKVVATENDEGLRLDKFLIVLLPETGLRQRRRIVENGLVTVNGRSAKPSLKMFTGAEIVLFERTDATSTEDILPHLSIIAETDDYAAVLKPAGMHSASIAGSMECSAQDCLDELFMEKTPILVNRLDHSTSGILLVAFGHEQARLFKEYEEEGKVEKEYFARVIGNPDSEFVVKKELDTDSRTVTKVLSEDAERLRWSYADRVSDLGNGITLVKVRIAKGARHQIRAHLAYAGFPIVGDTVYGTASADGKMYLHNHLISFKGFKAECEPDWD; this is encoded by the coding sequence GTGGATAATAAGAATTTAAAAGAATGTTCAAAGGTAGTTGCAACGGAAAATGATGAAGGGTTGCGGCTCGATAAATTTTTGATTGTGTTACTTCCCGAAACAGGTTTGCGCCAGCGCAGAAGAATTGTTGAAAATGGTCTGGTTACTGTAAATGGACGGAGCGCAAAACCCAGTCTTAAAATGTTTACGGGCGCAGAAATCGTACTGTTTGAAAGAACCGACGCCACCAGCACCGAAGATATTCTGCCGCATCTTTCTATCATTGCGGAGACTGACGATTATGCCGCAGTCCTTAAACCAGCTGGAATGCATTCAGCTTCGATTGCAGGAAGCATGGAATGTTCCGCGCAGGATTGTCTCGATGAACTTTTCATGGAGAAAACACCGATTCTGGTCAACAGACTGGATCATTCAACCTCTGGAATATTGCTGGTAGCATTCGGGCATGAACAGGCCCGGTTGTTTAAAGAGTATGAAGAGGAAGGAAAAGTCGAGAAAGAATATTTCGCCAGAGTTATCGGAAATCCTGATTCTGAGTTTGTTGTCAAAAAAGAACTGGATACGGATTCACGCACTGTAACTAAAGTGCTGAGCGAAGATGCAGAAAGACTCCGATGGAGTTACGCTGACCGCGTTTCAGATCTCGGTAACGGCATTACGCTTGTGAAAGTCAGAATTGCAAAGGGCGCGCGTCATCAGATTAGAGCACACCTTGCATACGCAGGATTCCCGATTGTAGGTGATACTGTTTACGGTACAGCATCCGCTGACGGCAAAATGTATCTGCACAATCACCTTATTTCTTTTAAAGGATTCAAGGCCGAGTGCGAACCTGATTGGGATTAA
- the ftsY gene encoding signal recognition particle-docking protein FtsY yields MGFFSKVKKLWVSPEERAAKALKEYLGEADQPDQKIEPEAPAQQETPAPQKAVEFEPKAEVTPTPAPEPAPEPTQEPVSAPVVETVAVPESAGKARIIEPVMATEAKSDADKPQWQRDLTKALQQADPRLSVWLDLILDGIDTAGDDLWDRLTFLLKALEAPADEADDFVSRFKEWLDDMDYEHVDEFRSELQYRLALALELEDEEDERSRLFIKLSEGLSKTREQITKRLDALLSSHSAFDDDFWEEFEEILIMADVGFEATSELVERMKTRIRNSGETNPENFKDLLREELDEIFKLPKRIKAFNPPEVVMMIGVNGVGKTTTIAKIAHREQMQGRKVLIVAGDTFRAAAIGQLEIWAKRVGAGFFAKDEGSDPAAVAYEAIDYAVKNGYDLMLLDTAGRLHTKTNLMEELLKIRRVLGKKHDEAPHRSILVIDATTGQNAMSQTKLFNEAIGVDELILTKLDGTAKGGIMIAVTMQHKIPITFIGLGEKMEDLRPFNGADFAKALLM; encoded by the coding sequence ATGGGATTCTTTTCTAAAGTAAAAAAATTATGGGTCAGCCCGGAAGAAAGAGCCGCGAAAGCTCTCAAAGAATATTTAGGTGAAGCGGACCAGCCCGATCAAAAAATTGAGCCGGAAGCTCCTGCACAACAAGAAACTCCTGCGCCGCAAAAAGCAGTTGAGTTCGAACCCAAGGCAGAAGTTACACCAACACCTGCGCCGGAACCAGCACCGGAACCAACTCAGGAACCTGTCTCCGCTCCAGTAGTTGAAACAGTTGCAGTTCCTGAATCAGCCGGTAAAGCAAGAATTATCGAACCTGTCATGGCAACAGAAGCTAAATCTGATGCTGACAAGCCCCAATGGCAACGCGATCTTACCAAAGCTCTCCAGCAAGCTGATCCACGCCTTTCGGTCTGGCTCGATCTTATCCTCGACGGAATAGACACTGCCGGAGACGACCTCTGGGACCGTCTGACATTCCTGCTTAAAGCTCTTGAAGCTCCCGCAGATGAAGCTGATGATTTTGTTTCTCGCTTTAAAGAATGGCTCGACGACATGGACTACGAGCATGTTGACGAATTCCGCTCTGAATTGCAGTACCGCCTTGCTCTCGCTCTTGAACTGGAAGATGAAGAAGATGAACGAAGCCGTCTCTTTATTAAACTTTCCGAAGGATTGTCCAAAACAAGAGAACAGATTACCAAACGCCTTGACGCTCTTCTTTCAAGTCACAGTGCATTTGATGATGATTTCTGGGAAGAATTCGAAGAAATTCTGATCATGGCGGATGTTGGTTTCGAAGCTACCTCCGAGCTTGTAGAGCGCATGAAAACCAGAATCCGCAATAGCGGAGAAACAAACCCGGAAAACTTCAAAGACCTTCTTCGTGAAGAACTTGACGAAATTTTTAAACTTCCCAAACGTATTAAAGCTTTCAACCCGCCCGAAGTCGTAATGATGATCGGGGTGAACGGTGTCGGTAAAACAACGACCATTGCAAAAATCGCCCATCGCGAACAGATGCAGGGCCGCAAAGTTCTCATCGTCGCAGGTGATACATTCCGCGCCGCAGCTATCGGACAGCTTGAAATATGGGCTAAACGTGTCGGAGCAGGATTCTTCGCAAAAGACGAAGGGTCTGATCCAGCCGCAGTAGCATATGAAGCCATCGATTACGCAGTTAAAAACGGCTATGACCTCATGCTTCTTGATACAGCGGGAAGACTGCACACCAAAACAAACCTGATGGAAGAACTGCTCAAGATCAGAAGAGTTCTCGGTAAAAAGCACGACGAAGCTCCGCACCGCAGCATTCTGGTTATTGACGCAACAACAGGCCAGAACGCCATGTCTCAGACAAAGCTTTTCAACGAAGCAATCGGAGTGGATGAATTAATCCTCACTAAGCTCGATGGAACAGCAAAAGGCGGAATCATGATTGCCGTGACCATGCAGCACAAAATCCCCATCACCTTCATAGGGCTCGGGGAAAAAATGGAAGATTTGCGCCCCTTCAACGGTGCTGATTTTGCGAAGGCTTTATTGATGTAA